Proteins encoded by one window of Cloeon dipterum chromosome 2, ieCloDipt1.1, whole genome shotgun sequence:
- the Cdc16 gene encoding cell division cycle protein 16 homolog: protein MSDGKYEKMKTPAEFEDSISKELIQSYRNIVRSYYEKHLYKSAAFWADKIMCITNDPHDIYWNAQCLYHLREFQRAANIITSRNLHKTIPQCQYVASKSLFEAKEYHDSLTILESLEFDYTLAGKSFLSDTTRTENTGMECVELHSAILLLKAQVLQANGNRVRASECYREALLTDIRCHEAFDSLVRLQMLTSVEEQELMDRLESQMSSQCSAEEANMLRLLYRGQLKKYDKPRKVPDASPDQSIDHNSTADVRYLESNDSRFQLSKSLDCKAWHSERLYYNCDYHRCLEVTNEILKLDPYHLGCLPVHIGCLVQFNKANDLFQLAHRLVKLYPEEAISWYAVGCYYFVIGKSDPARRYLSKATMIDQLFGPAWLAYGHSFASENEHDQAMAAYFRASQLMKGCHLPLLYVGLESGLTNNTELADKFFTQAREIAPCDPYVLHEMGVTSFLDDDFQNAKKCFESALAQIQESDSRRLEENWEPLFNNLAHVYRKLGKLPEALQLHQQALSLQPLNGSTYAAIGLVQMLMGRLLEAVESFHEALGLKPEDSFSTTMLGYAMDALTIDPVDGAGQPFEGEPAELPATLRCSHQMGSPSEPIMIPQQPTEDLSELSIEYEMQDASSP, encoded by the exons ATGTCAGATGGTAAAtacgaaaaaatgaaaacgccGGCTGAGTTTGAAGATTCTATTAGTAAAGAACTCATCCAATCTTACCGAAATATTGTCCGATCGTATTATGAAAAG CACCTGTACAAATCTGCTGCATTTTGGGCTGACAAAATAATGTGTATTACCAACGATCCGCACGATATTTACTGGAATGCACAGTGTCTTTATCACTTGAGGGAGTTCCAGAGAGCCGCCAATATAATCACAAGTCGAAATTTGCACAag aCCATTCCTCAATGCCAGTACGTTGCTTCTAAAAGTCTTTTTGAAGCTAAAGAATACCATGATTCGCTGACAATTTTGGAGAGTCTCGAGTTTGATTATACCTTGGCGGGGAAATCTTTTTTGAGTGACACAACAAGGACAGAAAATACAGGCATGGAATGTGTTGAG TTGCACAGCGCAATTTTGCTGCTTAAAGCTCAAGTTCTGCAAGCGAATGGGAACCGAGTAAGAGCCTCTGAATGCTATCGTGAGGCATTGCTCACTGACATCAGGTGTCATGAAGCCTTTGATTCGCTGGTTCGCTTACAGATGCTTACTTCTGTTGAGG AACAAGAGCTAATGGATAGACTGGAGAGTCAAATGTCTTCCCAATGCTCAGCAGAAGAGGCGAACATGTTGAGGCTACTGTACCGAGGGCAACTGAAGAAGTATGACAAGCCGAGAAAAGTGCCTGATGCCAGTCCAGATCAGAGCATTGACCACAACAGTACAGCAGACGTCCGATACCTGGAGAGCAATGATTCGCGTTTCCAGTTGTCGAAGAGCCTTGATTGCAAGGCGTGGCATTCTGAAAGACTCTACTACAACTGCGACTATCATCGATGCCTGGAAGTCACTAATGA AATATTGAAGTTGGACCCATACCACTTGGGATGTCTACCGGTTCACATTGGATGCTTAGTTCAGTTCAACAAGGCAAATG ATTTGTTCCAACTTGCTCACCGGCTCGTCAAATTGTACCCCGAGGAGGCAATATCATGGTATGCTGTTGGCTGCTACTATTTTGTGATTG gTAAAAGCGACCCAGCACGAAGATATCTGAGCAAAGCGACCATGATCGACCAGCTGTTTGGACCTGCTTGGCTCGCATATGGACACTCTTTTGCTTCTGAGAACGAACACGATCAAGCCATGGCTGCTTATTTCAGGGCTTCTCAGCTTATGAAAGG GTGTCACTTGCCATTGCTATATGTCGGCTTGGAAAGTGGTTTGACAAACAACACCGAGTTAGCTGACAAGTTTTTCACTCAAGCGAGAGAAATAGCGCCTTGCGACCCCTACGTTTTACACGAAATGGGCGTTACTTCATTTCTTGATGATGA tttCCAGAATGCGAAAAAGTGCTTTGAGAGTGCTCTTGCGCAAATCCAGGAGAGTGACTCTCGGCGGTTGGAAGAGAACTGGGAACCGCTCTTCAACAATTTGGCTCATGTGTACAGAAAATTGGGTAAACTCCCTGAGGCGCTGCAGCTGCATCAGCAGGCGTTGTCGCTGCAGCCACTGAATGGGTCCACGTATGCGGCAATTGGCCTCGTGCAGATGCTGATGGGCCGATTGCTTGAAGCTGTTGAGTCATTCCACGAGGCGTTGGGACTCAAGCCCGAGGACTCGTTTAGCACTACTATGCTTGGTTACGCCATGGACGCTCTCACCATCGACCCAGTGGATGGTGCTGGTCAACCATTTGAAG GAGAACCTGCTGAGCTGCCGGCTACTCTGAGGTGTTCTCATCAAATGGGCAGTCCATCTGAACCAATTATGATTCCGCAGCAACCTACTGAAGATCTTTCTGAGTTGAGCATCGAGTATGAGATGCAAGATGCTTCCTCGCCTTAA